The DNA window CGTGCTCGCGCGACTCGCGGGAGACCTGGATGCAGCGACGCAGGTAGTACTCGTTGGTCTCGGCCATGATGAGCTCCTTCTTGGTACGTCGCGCCTCGCCCCTGTGGCCGCGCGACGGGCTCTTTGCGATGCGGGCCGGAGCCACAGGCGGCCCCGCCAGCATGGCGGACGCGGCGTCGCTCCCCTTCCGCGCGGCGCCGCGTCCATCCTTGAGCGTGAAAGGTCATACCTATTACCTTTCATACCAATCATAGCCCAGGAGAACGAGAGACGCCCCGCGCCGCGCTGCGAAAGACGCAGGCGGCACGAGGCGCAGGCTGAGCGGTGGCTCGGAGCGGGACGTTGCCGGAAGCAAGCCTACATGAGCTCGCAGACGTGGCTCGCGAAGGCCACGGGGTCCTCGGGAAGCAGGCCCTCCACGAGCAGGGCCTGGTCATAGAGCAGGCCGGCATACAGGGAGAGCTTGTTCTTGTCGTCTGCCTCCTGCGCGGCCTTGAGCTTGTCGAACACGGGGTGCTTGGCGTTGAGCTCGAGCACGCGCTGGGCCTTGGGCGCCTCGCCGGCGTCGGGTCCGGCGGCCAGGACCTTCTCCATCTCGAGCGACAGCGGGCCCTCGGAGGTGATGGCCGCAGGGGCGTCCGTAAGGCGCGCGGAGACCGTGACCTTCGTGACCTTGTCGCCCAGGGCGTCCTTCATGGCAGCGAAGAGGTCCTCGTTGGCCTTTGCGGCCTCCTCGGCGGCCTTCTTCTCGTCCTCCGTGGCGAAGTCGACGTCACCGGCGGCGACGTTCTTGAGCTCGAGCGAGCGGTCCTCGGTCTCGGGCTCGGCGCCGTCTGCCACGGCCTTGGCGGCCGCCTCGCGCGCGGCGTCGTCCTCGTAGGCCTTGGGCAGGCCCTTGGCCTCGTAGGTGCGCATGGCCTGGAACGTGAACTCATCGACGTCTGCCGTGCAGAGCAGCACGTCGTAGCCATGCTCGAGCGCGGCGCGCACGACGGGCATCTTCTCGAGGCGGTCACGAGAGTCGCCGGCGGCGTAGTAGACGGCCTTCTGGCCGGCGGGCATGGCCTTGGCGTACTCGGCGAGCGTCACCATCTTGTGCTCGCGGGCGCTCCAGAACAGCAGCAGGTCGGAGAGCTCGGAGGCCTTCATGCCGTAGCTGGAGTAGATGCCGAACTTGAGGCCGCGGCCGAAGTTCTCGAAGAACTTCTCGTAGGCGTCGCGGTCTTGGTCACGCATGGACTGAAGCTCGCTCGTGACCTTCTTCTCGATGCGGTTGGCGATGGCATGGAGCTGGCGGTTCTGCTGCAGCGTCTCACGCGAGATGTTGAGCGTGACGTCCGGCGAGTCCACGACGCCGCGGACGAAGTTGTAGTAGTCGGGCAGCAGGTCGGCGCACTTGTCCATGATCAGGACGTTGGAGCTGTAGAGCGCCAGGCCCTTCTCGTAGTCCTTGCTGTACAGGTCGAACGGGGCCTTGCCGGGGATGAACAGCAGCGCGTCGTACTCGAGGGCACCCTCGGCGTGGAACGTGATCGTGCGGGCCGGGTCCTCCCAGTCGTGGAACGTGGACTTGTAGAACTCGTCGTAGTCCTTCTGCTCCACGTCGCCGCGCTTCTTCCAGATGGGCGTCATGGAGTTGATGGTCTCGAGCTCGGTGTAGTCCTCGTACTCGGGCTTGTAGTCCTCGGGGGCGTCGTCGGGCTTGGGCTTCTGGCGGCTCTTGGTCACCATCATCTGGATGGGATGGCGCACGTAGTTGCTGTACTGGCGGATGAGCTCCTTGAGCTCCCACTCCTCGAGGAATCGGCTGTAGCGCTCGCCCTCGGCGCCGTCCTCGCCGGCGACGTCGTCCTTGAGCGTGAGGATGACGTCGGTGCCGCAGTGGTCGCGCTGGCCGTCCTCGATGGTGTAGCCCTCCAGGCCGTCGCTCTCCCAGACGTGGGCGACGTCCTCGCCGGCCGCGCGCGTGACGACGCGGACCCTGCTCGCGACCATGAACGCGGAGTAGAAGCCCACGCCGAACTGGCCGATGATGTCGACGTCGTCACCCTGGTGCTCGGCGTTCTCCGCCTTGAACTCCTCGGAGCCGGAGTGGGCGATCGTGCCGAGGTTGCGCTCGAGGTCATCGGCGGTCATTCCGCAGCCGTTGTCCGAGATGGTGAGGGTGCGGGCGTCCTTGTCGGGCGTGACACGAATGGAGAGGCTGTCCTCGTCGAGCTTGACCGAGGGGTCGGTGAGGCTCTTGAGGTAGAGCTTGTCCTCGGCGTCCGACGCGTTGGAGATGAGCTCGCGCAGGAAGATCTCCTTGTTGGTGTAGATCGAGTTGATCATGAGGTCGAGGAGCTTCTTGCTCTCTGTCTTGAACTTGCGCATGTGATGGCCTCCAAAACGTGCGAAGCAGACGGCCATCGCGGGCGACGGCACAAATCTGCTATTGCTTGACTTAGGTTTTATAACCCAAATATGCGCAAGTATTCAGGAAAAGCGGTTTTGCGCGTCATCTGGCACACGTTTTACAGGCCCATGGGACACCCGTAGACAAGTAAAGTGCGAAATTCCGAGGCTAAACTGCTTGCTTCCGAGTAGCACGGCGGTTTGCAACGATAAAAGCGCAGGTAGAGAGCTTTTATACATGCGGTCTACTTAATATGTCGCGTTTTAGCCTCGGAATTTCGAACATGGTTCTCGAAGAGCCCAGGAATCAACGTCTAAATCAATTTAATGGAGGGAATAAGCAACTAAGGTGTGGCAGGTTTCGGCCGCCGCGCATGGCCGCGACGCGGGAGACCGAGATGGACCGCATCCTGACAGGCATGAGCGCATTTCGCTATCACCGGATTCCGCCGCAGGTGCTCGCCCTGTATCCACCCTTGCCCGAGGCCTTTGAAGATCCCAGGCATAACAAGATTGCCCAGAGCCCCATCGTTGAGGATCTCTTGGGAACGCCCGTCCACAGGCTAATGCCCTCTGGCTATAAAGCCACAGCCTCGAAGCTCTACCGCACGCACGTGGTGAGTCGGGAGCTGCCGTTTGGAAGCGTCGTCGACACGGAGCACGGATTCCAGGTGGCGTCGCCGTCGCTTGCGCTGCTCACGCTCGCAGGTGAGCTCAGTCGGGGACAGCTGCTCATGGCCGCCTACGAGCTGTGTGGCACCTACTCGGCGTTTGTGCCGAGCGCCCACACCGAGGGGCTGCTTGCGGACGCTGTCTCGCACGGCAGCCTTTCGGGCCGCGACGGCTGGCAGAGGGTCATCGGCTCGGGCGGACGACCCCTCAACCTGTGGAAACGGGAGCCGCTCCTTGGCGCAGAGGAGCTCGCAGGGTTTTTGGAGCAGGCCCAGGGCCTCCACGGCGTCAAGCGCCTGCGCTGGGCCGCGAGCCACGTGACGGGCACCTGCGCCTCCCCCTTCGAGGCGCAGGTGTCTGTCCTGCTGGGACTGCCCAAGGCAAGCGGTGGGCTGGGACTTCGCTTCGAGAACAACCGCCGCATTGCACTCTCGGGACAGGCTCAGCAGCTCTACCAGCGAAGTTGCTGCTACGCAGACCTCTTCTTCGAGGGAGACGCGGCGCATCCGCCCGTTGCGCTCGAGTGCCAGGGCACCTCGGTCCACAGCGGGGAGGCCGCAGCGCTCTCCGACGCCGCGCGCACGGCGGCACTGCAGCTCATGGGCGTGGACGTGATTCCCGTCACCCACGAGCAGATCAGGCAGCCAGAAAGCTGGGCCGCCGTGAAGCAGCTGCTCGCCAAGAGGCTGGGAGCGAGCATGGACAAGACCAGCCGTCAGCTGCGAGCCGAGACGATCCTGCGCCACGAGCTGCTCGGCCCGGCCGCCGCCTAGCGAGCGGAAGCCCGGCTACTTGCTGTGCCGGCGGCGGTGCCTGGCCCAGATGTTGTGCAGCACCGCAAACGCCAGGACAAACGCCAGCACGTAGCACACGAAGGCAAACGCCGGAACGCCAAGCACGGTGAAGGCCTTCTCGGGAACGCGGTCGCTCATGACGATCGCGCTCGCGGCGATGAGGAATCCCACGCACAGAACGCCGAGCGTCAGGCGGTCGGCAATGTGGGAGAGGTCATCGATGGGGTCCTCGGAGCCCACGAAGTCCATGTTGAGCTTGAGCTGGCCGCGCGTGAGCATGCTCATGGCGAGCTCGGCCTGGGCGGCGGCCCCAAGCAGGCCCTTCGTTGCCGCCTTGCCGCGAATGGCAAGCTCGCTCGCGTCGTGCTTGAGCTTCTCGGTGGCGTCGGTGTGGGCGCGGATGTGCTGGGAGATGATGTCGATCATGTTGACGCCCGGCAGAAACTCGTCCAGCACGCCCTCGAGCGTCACGAGGCCGCGGGCCATGCTCGTGATCTGCCCGGGCAGCTCGATGCCGTTGCGACGCGCAAGCGCGATGATGTCGCCAAGAAAGCTCCCCAGGTCGAGCTCGGAGAGGCTCACGGTGCCAAACTCCTCGACGACCTCGTCGAGGTCGGCGAGCAGCTCGGCATGGTCCACGTCGTCTGGATTCGTGGTCGACAGGCGCAGAAGCGCGCTCTTGAGCCGCGGGGTGTCTCGCTCGGCCACCGAGAAGATCATGTCGCGCATGATGCGACGCAAAGACGGGCTCAGCCTGCCCGTGATCCCCAGGTCGAGGAACACGATCTGCCCGCCATAGACCTCGATGTTGCCGGGATGCGGGTCCGCGTGGAAGAAGCCGTCGTCGAGCAGCTGGGTGGCGTAGTTGTCCACGAGCTTGGTGCCGATCTCGGTGAGGTCGTAGCCCTCTTCGACGAGCTTGGCCGGGCTGGAGATCGTGATGCCGTCCACGTACTCCATGACGACGACGTGCTTCGTGCACAGGGGCAGGTAGGGCTTGGGGCACGTCACGAACTTGCAGTCCTCGCTGTTGCGACGGAACTCCTCGAGGTTGCGTGCCTCAACGAGGAAGTCCGTCTCCTCGCGAAACGTGTCCCACAGCTCCTCCACCACGCTCGTGAGGTCGAGGAACTGCTCGCCCTTGAAGAAGGGCGTGAGGTGGCGCACGAGCGAGCGCATGATGTCGATGTCTTGCGCCATGACCTCCTGAACGTGGGGGCGCTGCACCTTGACGGCCACGTCCTCGCCGCTCGCGAGGCGCGCGCGGTGCACCTGTGCCACCGAGGCCGACCCCAGCGGGTGCTCGCCGATGGCGTCGAACAGCTCGCCGAGACGGCCGCCGTACTCCTGCTCGAGCACGGCGAGGACCGTCTCGTAGGGCATGGGATCGACGTCGCTGCGCAGCTTCGTGAGCTCGGCGCAGAAGCGCTCGGGCAGGATCTCGGAGCGCATGGACAGGATCTGGCCGGCCTTCACGAACGTGGGGCCGAGCTCCTCGAGCATGCGGCGGAACTTCACCGGCGTGATGCCGCCAAAGACGTCGTACTTACGCACGATGCCGATTATCTGCAGGATGCGGGCGTGGCGGCGCTTGGCAGAGATGCCGTAGCGGCTTGCGTCGTTGCGGCGGGCGCCCCGCAGAAGGCCGATCGTCACCGAGTCGTCCTCGTCAAGCTCGCCCTCCACGCCGGCGAGCGCCGCCTCCCACATGGCGTCCTCGGCCTCGGGGGTCGACGGGTCCGGGCGCGGGGCGTCGCCGAGGGGCACCTGGCCCGCGCGCGCCTCCCCGTCGCCGCCAGGGGTGTCCTCGCAGACGCGAGAGGCCACCCCCGGGGCGTTCCCAGGGGTGGTCTTGTCCTTGCTGTCCTTGCTCGTGGTGCTCAAGCGGGGTTACTCCGCATCCTCGGAGCCGTCCTCGACCTCGACGTCGACCTTCTCGGCGGCGGGCTCGGCGGCCTTGGCGTTCATGTCGCTCGCGATCTGGCGGGCGCGGTCGGCAAAGGCGACGCGGTCCTCGGGCGCCATGGCGGCGAGGCGCGCGCGAAGCACGGTGTCCTGAGCCTCGCTCACGGTGTCCTTGGCCTTCTGCGTGAGCTCGCGGTTGAGGTCCTTGCCCTGGTCAACCGTGAGCTCGCCCTTCTTGACGAGCGTGTCGACGAACTCGGTGGTCTTCTCGGCACCAAAGGCGACGGCGCCCACGCCCGCGAGAAACGCCGTGCGTGCGGCCTCTGCGATGCCATTAGCGATGTCTGCCATGGAAGCTCCTCTCGTCTGCGCGCGGCCCGCGCGCCCGGTCGTTGCTAGCCTTGTACCCAGTGTAGCCCTGGCGCGCGCCCGCGAATTCCGCGAGTGCGAGAAGGCGGCCTCGGGGAGCGTCCCGGTCACCCGAGAAGGACGCGGCGCATGTCGGCCACCGAGTCCACGCAGGCCGTGGCGCCGGCGCGCTCGAGCTCGCCGGGCTTGGCCGTATCTCCCAGATAGACGCCCAGGCTCGCCACGCCGTTTGCCGCGGCGCCCTCGATGTCGTAGAAGCGGTCGCCCACCATGACGGCGTCTGTCGGCTCGCAACCCAAGGCCGTGAGGGAGCCGGCAACGAGGTGCTCCTTGCCCACGTGCTTGGGGTCGTGGGCGGCCACGACGGCGTCGAACAGGTCCTCTATGCCCGTCTCGGCCAGGGCCTTGTGCACGAGCCGCTCGTTCTTGGACGACGTGATGGCAAGGCGCTTGCCGGCCGCGCGCAGGTCTCCCAGAAGCTCGCGGATGCCGTCGAACAGCGGGAACGCCTCGGGGCCAAGGTTGCCGTAGATGGCGCGGTAGCGGCGCGTGACCTCGGCGGCGTCTTCCTCGGACAGGCCGTAGACGAGCGAGAAGGCCGCCGGGAAGGGCGGGCCCACGAGCCGGCCCGCGTCGCCGATCTCCTCATCGCTGAGGCCAAAGTCGCGAAGCACCCGCGTGGCCGTCCCCACGATGTAGGGCTTCGTGTCGGCGAGCGTGCCGTCGAAGTCGAACAGCACGCAGGACTTGCCCGCAAGCGCCTCGGCGGCACGCGCGAGCTCGGCGGCGCGGCGGTCGGCCGCACAGTCCTGCGCCTGCTCGGCGCGCAGCATCTTGAGGCCGTGGCGCGCGGGCGCAAGCACCACCTCGAGGTTCTCGGTGGCACCCTTAGGGCTGCCGGGGACGTTCACGACAAGCGTGCGGCCCAGCGTACCGGCCGTGGCGCGAGACACCCAGGCGTGGTCGGTGATGGCGGCCGACTTGGCGCGCATGAGCTCGCCCAGGCCCGGGACCATACGCTCGCACACGTCCTCGGTGGCCTCGGGCGTGACGTCGCGGGGCGACAGGCCCGTGCCCCCGCAGGTGACGCACAGGGCAGTTTCTGCCGCGGCGGCCTCCCGGATGGCCTCGCCGATGCGGGCGCGATCGTCGGGCACGACCGTAGCCGAGACGACCCTAAACCCCTCGCGCGCGAGAAGCTCCGCCACGGCAGGGCCCGTGGCGTCCTCGCGAAGACCGGCAGCCGAGCGGTCGCTCACCGTGATAACCGCTGCCGAGAAGCTCGGCGCGCTCGTCTCGTGGTCGTGGTGTCCCATGTCTCTCCTCTACTTGCCGAACGGGCAGATGGGGTAGTGGCACTCCGCGCACCCCAGGCACAGGCCGCCCTCGCCATAGGCCACGACGTCCTCGCGCGTGAGGCGAATGCCCGCCGCGATGCGGGGCAGCACGAGGTCGAGGATCGTGGCCTTGGCGAACATGACGCAGCCCGGAAGGCCCAGCACGGGCGTGCCGTCCTCATAGTAGCCCACGAACAGCATGGCGCCGGGAAGCACCGGGGCGCCATAGGTCACCATCTCAGCACCGCTCTTCTGGATGGCGCCGGGCGTGTTGTCGTCGGGGTCCACGGACATGCCGCCCGTGCACACCACGAGGTCCACGCC is part of the Parolsenella massiliensis genome and encodes:
- a CDS encoding AarF/ABC1/UbiB kinase family protein; protein product: MSTTSKDSKDKTTPGNAPGVASRVCEDTPGGDGEARAGQVPLGDAPRPDPSTPEAEDAMWEAALAGVEGELDEDDSVTIGLLRGARRNDASRYGISAKRRHARILQIIGIVRKYDVFGGITPVKFRRMLEELGPTFVKAGQILSMRSEILPERFCAELTKLRSDVDPMPYETVLAVLEQEYGGRLGELFDAIGEHPLGSASVAQVHRARLASGEDVAVKVQRPHVQEVMAQDIDIMRSLVRHLTPFFKGEQFLDLTSVVEELWDTFREETDFLVEARNLEEFRRNSEDCKFVTCPKPYLPLCTKHVVVMEYVDGITISSPAKLVEEGYDLTEIGTKLVDNYATQLLDDGFFHADPHPGNIEVYGGQIVFLDLGITGRLSPSLRRIMRDMIFSVAERDTPRLKSALLRLSTTNPDDVDHAELLADLDEVVEEFGTVSLSELDLGSFLGDIIALARRNGIELPGQITSMARGLVTLEGVLDEFLPGVNMIDIISQHIRAHTDATEKLKHDASELAIRGKAATKGLLGAAAQAELAMSMLTRGQLKLNMDFVGSEDPIDDLSHIADRLTLGVLCVGFLIAASAIVMSDRVPEKAFTVLGVPAFAFVCYVLAFVLAFAVLHNIWARHRRRHSK
- a CDS encoding phasin family protein; translated protein: MADIANGIAEAARTAFLAGVGAVAFGAEKTTEFVDTLVKKGELTVDQGKDLNRELTQKAKDTVSEAQDTVLRARLAAMAPEDRVAFADRARQIASDMNAKAAEPAAEKVDVEVEDGSEDAE
- a CDS encoding molybdopterin-binding protein — translated: MGHHDHETSAPSFSAAVITVSDRSAAGLREDATGPAVAELLAREGFRVVSATVVPDDRARIGEAIREAAAAETALCVTCGGTGLSPRDVTPEATEDVCERMVPGLGELMRAKSAAITDHAWVSRATAGTLGRTLVVNVPGSPKGATENLEVVLAPARHGLKMLRAEQAQDCAADRRAAELARAAEALAGKSCVLFDFDGTLADTKPYIVGTATRVLRDFGLSDEEIGDAGRLVGPPFPAAFSLVYGLSEEDAAEVTRRYRAIYGNLGPEAFPLFDGIRELLGDLRAAGKRLAITSSKNERLVHKALAETGIEDLFDAVVAAHDPKHVGKEHLVAGSLTALGCEPTDAVMVGDRFYDIEGAAANGVASLGVYLGDTAKPGELERAGATACVDSVADMRRVLLG
- the htpG gene encoding molecular chaperone HtpG, with translation MRKFKTESKKLLDLMINSIYTNKEIFLRELISNASDAEDKLYLKSLTDPSVKLDEDSLSIRVTPDKDARTLTISDNGCGMTADDLERNLGTIAHSGSEEFKAENAEHQGDDVDIIGQFGVGFYSAFMVASRVRVVTRAAGEDVAHVWESDGLEGYTIEDGQRDHCGTDVILTLKDDVAGEDGAEGERYSRFLEEWELKELIRQYSNYVRHPIQMMVTKSRQKPKPDDAPEDYKPEYEDYTELETINSMTPIWKKRGDVEQKDYDEFYKSTFHDWEDPARTITFHAEGALEYDALLFIPGKAPFDLYSKDYEKGLALYSSNVLIMDKCADLLPDYYNFVRGVVDSPDVTLNISRETLQQNRQLHAIANRIEKKVTSELQSMRDQDRDAYEKFFENFGRGLKFGIYSSYGMKASELSDLLLFWSAREHKMVTLAEYAKAMPAGQKAVYYAAGDSRDRLEKMPVVRAALEHGYDVLLCTADVDEFTFQAMRTYEAKGLPKAYEDDAAREAAAKAVADGAEPETEDRSLELKNVAAGDVDFATEDEKKAAEEAAKANEDLFAAMKDALGDKVTKVTVSARLTDAPAAITSEGPLSLEMEKVLAAGPDAGEAPKAQRVLELNAKHPVFDKLKAAQEADDKNKLSLYAGLLYDQALLVEGLLPEDPVAFASHVCELM